Proteins found in one Nitrosopumilus maritimus SCM1 genomic segment:
- the pheA gene encoding prephenate dehydratase encodes MINVSFQGERGAYSEAAARSFFEEDIETVPFATFAEVLENTSKEKTEYSVLPVENSLEGSVGESYDLLYSTSLNATGEIYHRIEHCLIGIGEINEVDTVYSHPQALGQCRKFIEEHKMKTIPAYDTAGSVKIIKELNKKNCACIASKTASTIYDVPVIAENIANNLNNYTRFLILSKKESTITGNDKTSIIFSIKHEPGSLYRIIENFHKNNVNLTKIESRPTRSNTWEYNFYVDFEGHQKDSKISEMLEKIKQDTLFLKVLGSYPSAKLS; translated from the coding sequence ATGATTAATGTATCGTTCCAAGGTGAACGAGGTGCATATAGTGAAGCTGCAGCAAGATCATTCTTTGAGGAAGATATTGAAACAGTTCCATTTGCAACGTTTGCCGAAGTTTTAGAAAACACATCTAAAGAAAAAACAGAGTATTCAGTTTTACCTGTAGAGAATTCATTAGAAGGTAGTGTTGGAGAGAGTTACGATTTATTGTATTCTACATCATTGAATGCAACAGGAGAAATCTATCATAGAATTGAACATTGTCTAATTGGGATTGGAGAGATAAATGAAGTTGATACGGTGTATTCACATCCACAAGCTTTGGGTCAATGTAGAAAATTCATTGAAGAACACAAAATGAAAACAATTCCAGCATACGATACTGCAGGGAGTGTAAAAATAATCAAAGAGTTAAACAAGAAAAATTGTGCTTGTATTGCAAGCAAAACAGCATCTACAATTTATGATGTTCCTGTTATTGCAGAAAATATTGCAAATAACTTGAACAATTACACACGATTTCTAATACTATCAAAAAAAGAATCAACAATTACTGGAAATGACAAGACGTCAATAATTTTCTCAATAAAACACGAGCCTGGATCATTATACAGAATAATTGAGAATTTCCACAAAAATAATGTAAATCTAACAAAGATAGAATCAAGGCCAACTAGGAGCAATACATGGGAATACAATTTCTATGTAGACTTTGAGGGACATCAAAAAGATTCCAAGATTTCAGAAATGTTAGAAAAAATCAAACAAGACACGTTATTTTTGAAAGTTTTGGGTTCGTATCCTTCAGCAAAACTTAGCTAA
- a CDS encoding zinc-binding dehydrogenase, whose product MKALVYEEYTTDDDFSKILKIKDLPIPEPKSNEVVFKVKAAALNYDDIWGMRGKPLAIPLPHISGTDAAGEVTAVGEDVKNFKVGDRVVSHGNMSCRVCKRCTSGREYDCKKRTIWGFETGPLWGGYCEYTHLPEVNVVKIPEGISYEEAAAASMTMLTSWHMLVGRAKIQPGQLVLIMGGGSGVGNYGIQIAKLFGCTVIATASPDKLDQLLELGADYAIDHRKEDWHKEVRAIAKKLPKPFGEVPGVDVIFEHIGGSHWNKELTLLNYGGTVITTGATTGYMAKTDLRHIFFKGLNILGSTQGTRAELEEGFYWMSKGKIKSIIDSEYTLEQAAEAHTKMLKGKGLFGKIIMKPN is encoded by the coding sequence ATGAAGGCTCTAGTTTATGAAGAATATACTACTGATGATGATTTTTCTAAAATTTTAAAAATTAAAGATCTGCCAATTCCTGAACCAAAATCAAACGAAGTAGTTTTCAAAGTAAAGGCAGCCGCATTAAATTATGATGATATTTGGGGAATGAGAGGCAAACCTCTTGCAATTCCTTTACCTCATATTTCTGGAACTGATGCCGCAGGTGAAGTAACTGCAGTAGGTGAAGATGTAAAAAATTTCAAAGTAGGTGATAGAGTGGTTTCACATGGAAACATGTCTTGTAGGGTGTGTAAGAGATGTACATCCGGACGCGAATATGATTGTAAAAAACGAACCATTTGGGGATTTGAAACAGGTCCTCTTTGGGGAGGATACTGTGAATATACTCATCTTCCAGAAGTCAATGTTGTAAAAATCCCTGAAGGAATATCATATGAAGAAGCAGCAGCTGCATCTATGACCATGTTAACTTCTTGGCATATGTTAGTTGGCAGAGCAAAAATTCAACCTGGACAATTAGTTTTGATCATGGGCGGAGGTTCTGGTGTTGGAAATTATGGAATTCAGATTGCAAAACTTTTTGGTTGTACTGTAATTGCAACTGCTAGTCCTGATAAATTAGATCAACTACTTGAACTTGGAGCAGACTATGCAATTGATCATAGAAAAGAAGACTGGCATAAAGAAGTAAGAGCAATTGCAAAAAAACTTCCAAAACCATTTGGGGAGGTTCCTGGTGTAGATGTAATTTTTGAACATATTGGAGGCTCTCATTGGAACAAAGAACTCACTCTTCTAAACTATGGAGGCACTGTGATTACTACTGGTGCGACTACTGGTTATATGGCAAAAACTGATCTTAGACATATTTTCTTTAAAGGACTAAACATTTTGGGTTCAACTCAGGGAACAAGAGCTGAGCTTGAAGAGGGATTTTATTGGATGTCTAAAGGAAAAATAAAATCCATAATTGATTCTGAATATACGCTTGAGCAAGCTGCTGAAGCCCATACAAAGATGCTAAAAGGTAAAGGACTTTTTGGAAAAATCATTATGAAACCAAACTGA
- a CDS encoding tetratricopeptide repeat protein, translated as MDDPKTNSILDEGNRLFLKGKYTEAIAYYDKILDENPKHLSSLNNKGYALSKLKDYQSAMKCYDLALENYPDDLSVLVNKISSFRKQGNLSEGLSICDKILESNPKYNIALYHKERILFSMDRYDDSISCCDIILNDYPENGDVLFDKSCSLAMLSKVDDSLLLLEKSISQGKQYKIKAQKSKSFEKLSDNPKFQKLVS; from the coding sequence ATGGATGATCCAAAAACAAATTCAATTTTAGATGAAGGAAATAGATTATTTTTAAAAGGAAAGTACACCGAAGCAATTGCTTATTATGACAAAATTCTAGATGAAAACCCAAAACACCTGAGTTCTCTTAACAACAAAGGATATGCCCTAAGTAAACTAAAGGACTATCAAAGTGCTATGAAGTGCTATGATTTGGCACTTGAAAACTATCCTGATGATCTTTCTGTGTTGGTAAACAAAATCTCTTCTTTTAGAAAACAAGGAAATCTTTCTGAAGGATTGTCTATATGTGATAAAATTTTAGAGTCTAATCCAAAATACAATATTGCGTTATATCACAAGGAAAGAATTCTATTTTCTATGGATAGATATGATGATTCTATTTCTTGTTGTGATATAATTTTGAATGATTATCCTGAAAACGGTGATGTCTTGTTTGATAAATCTTGTAGTTTGGCAATGCTTTCAAAAGTAGACGATTCATTATTGCTACTTGAAAAATCAATTTCTCAAGGGAAGCAATACAAAATTAAAGCACAAAAATCAAAATCTTTTGAAAAACTATCTGATAATCCTAAATTTCAAAAACTAGTATCATAA
- a CDS encoding exosome complex RNA-binding protein Csl4 yields the protein MSENATYPGEKIASIEEYEAGYNAFDDGDMVRAATIGQKDIDKTTRTANINHPKNLSIPKVGDVVIGTVAAVMSSMIAVSIDYINGNPTTSKVECVCSTRNIRKRNIALVNDIAKLKILNHLNGTIHATIDESSLGILFTKCRKCGGKVVPMRDAIKCTECSWIDERKLSADFGKSDFVKLRE from the coding sequence ATGTCTGAAAATGCAACATATCCAGGTGAAAAAATAGCATCTATTGAAGAATATGAGGCAGGATACAATGCTTTTGATGATGGAGATATGGTCAGAGCAGCAACTATTGGCCAAAAAGACATCGATAAAACCACCAGAACTGCAAATATCAATCATCCAAAGAATCTATCCATACCAAAAGTAGGAGATGTTGTAATTGGAACAGTTGCAGCAGTAATGTCATCTATGATTGCAGTTTCAATTGATTACATTAATGGAAATCCAACTACATCTAAAGTTGAATGTGTATGTTCTACAAGAAACATTAGAAAAAGAAATATCGCACTAGTAAACGATATAGCAAAATTAAAAATTTTAAATCATCTTAATGGTACGATTCATGCAACAATAGATGAGTCAAGTTTAGGGATACTATTTACAAAATGTCGCAAATGTGGTGGAAAAGTAGTACCTATGCGTGATGCTATAAAATGTACAGAGTGTTCATGGATTGATGAAAGAAAACTATCTGCAGACTTTGGTAAAAGCGATTTCGTAAAACTGAGAGAATAA